The Raphanus sativus cultivar WK10039 chromosome 2, ASM80110v3, whole genome shotgun sequence DNA segment ACCGGTTGTTCTTGAGGACAAAATGGCAATATTACATAAAGTAAAATGTATGTATAGAAAATGTAGGGCATTTGGTTACTTCTTTAATTATGCTTTTTTTCCTTGTTATACAGTCCAATTTCCCTTATAGTAATGTATGTCTCATGCTAAAATCCATGAATGCAGAACGTCGtttatacaaacaaaaatacaagtttcttaacaatattaatatactatataaaatacaaGTTATGATCATGATAAAAAGTATTTCACACGGAGTCTGCATGTCTTCACCCTTTTTCACATGGCTCATCAATCGCAAGTCTCACGTTCTGGTGACTTGTGTATTTTCTCGCCTACCACACATACATGCAAAATCTCAAATTTCAATCCAGATTATGACACGATCGTCTCCCATCTACTACAAACCCCGGTCGGGTCGTGTAGTGAAATATTGTTTTTGAGTTATTAGTTTAGTAACTCCAAGAATGAGTTGCCTGAAAAGGGTGTTTTAGTATATTCTGATATACAACGAGGTAGGCAAGGAATCTATCTAGTCGAATCTGATTATTGAAGATTGTGTAGTTATAGCCTTCGAGTGGCTTAATTTTGACTATAATTCTAAAAATTAGTCTACACAGCGCTTAAACGGTGAAGCTGTACTATCCGAAACCATTCAAATCAGTTTAAAccattttaaattagtttaaatctATTAAATTTAACAATAATGTTAGTACAAACTACAAATCTACatatttgtcaaaaaatatatttatatatctatttttgataattcatcaaaataattttataattaaactaaaaactaaaatattttatataaatctaaaacatatataaaataagttaataaTTCATTAGTTCATAGACATTGCTAATCCTCTATAATGCCCATAACTACAGCATAGCTATTTCTTAAACATTAATTGTGGCTATGAAGCTTCCATTATTCTTTTCTCCCAAATCATCCTCCATATCTTCAAAACGAACCGTAATAAACCGAGTAAATCTACACTAagttatgtattatatattcCCATTAATTTTTTACATTTCCATACTTTTAGTTTTACAAACCAGAAACCAAAGACAAAACTGTACACAGAGACAAATCAAATGTAGTTATACTGTCCAACATAAAATCCACttaaattcaaccaataagagCATGCAAAGAACGGAAAAAAATGAATGTTCTCGAGTGATGGGTAGTTAAGGTACTTATGGTGTTAAACTGTCCCCAAAAAGAAGCAGTTAAAGAGTTCTTCGAGTACAATGTTTTAAAATGTCAGTCCCAATATAACCTCTCATaaccaaaaacacacacatcCACTACACGATCTCTTCTTCTCTAGCGTATAATGGTAGTTTGAGCAAAGATTTTCAGAAGGTATAATGGGCAAAACAAGCAAGTGGATTCGAAATTTCTTAACCGGAAAGAAACAGAGATCAAAGGAAAAGATCATTCAGAGCGAGTGTGGATTCACTTCACCGGTTCCAGGCATTCCTAAAGAGAAACGTCGATGGAGTTTCAGACGCTGTTCTGCCACCAGACCACCAGCTTGTGCTTCTACCCTCAAAGAATCACCTCCATTGGCTCAACCGCCACCGCCACAACCATTTGAGGTCGCAAACGTTGGCATTAAAAACGAGGAGAACAAGAACGCTACAGCCGCTGAAATCGCAATGGCTGTTGAAGAATTTGCAGCAGTGAAGATTCAGGCTTACTATCGTTCCCATTTGGTAAACACTGTACAacaaaaatctgaaaaaaatcaTTCTCTATATTTCTGGCCTCAAATTAGTTCTAAAGAAtcagtttaaaatttttttggGGGACAGGCGAGAAAAGCATTAAGAGCGTTAAAAGGGTTAGTGAAACTACAAGCACTTGTGAGAGGTTACTTAGTGAGGAAACAAGCAACAGCTACACTTAGATGTATGCAAGCATTGCTTACACTTCAGGCCAAAGCTCGAGAACAGAGGATTCGTATGATTGGAGATTCAACACCAAAATCCACAAATCCAAGAACACCGATTCATAAAATCCTGATCAATAACATTCACCACGTAAATGGATCAAACCCGGATCTCAAAAATTCAATCTTGACAACACCCAGATCCTAAAGTTTCTAAATTTGACTCCTCTGTTTTTTGTGCTTGCAGGAGAATGAACAGAACGTGGAAATGGAGATTCAATCCAAATTTTACTCTCCGGCTCCTTCTGTAACCGATATAAGTCCTCGATCTAGTAGCCATTTCGAGGATTGTAACGCGTTCAACACAGCTCAAAGCAGCCCTCAGTGTTTGAGATTCAAAGAGTATTACAATGGAGAT contains these protein-coding regions:
- the LOC108841010 gene encoding protein IQ-DOMAIN 19 produces the protein MGKTSKWIRNFLTGKKQRSKEKIIQSECGFTSPVPGIPKEKRRWSFRRCSATRPPACASTLKESPPLAQPPPPQPFEVANVGIKNEENKNATAAEIAMAVEEFAAVKIQAYYRSHLARKALRALKGLVKLQALVRGYLVRKQATATLRCMQALLTLQAKAREQRIRMIGDSTPKSTNPRTPIHKILINNIHHENEQNVEMEIQSKFYSPAPSVTDISPRSSSHFEDCNAFNTAQSSPQCLRFKEYYNGDTLSSYGYPLFPNYMANTQSSKAKARSQSAPKQRPHEIYEKNTSARRKSSVEAPRNSVLKAVRMQRPSSSQLGNETQHHQYYPWMATRLDRSDISLMEESECGSTSAVMTNTKYGRYVDVSQERLLVSQENII